Proteins encoded within one genomic window of Macrotis lagotis isolate mMagLag1 chromosome 3, bilby.v1.9.chrom.fasta, whole genome shotgun sequence:
- the LOC141519586 gene encoding olfactory receptor 10AG1-like, with translation MAARNITHVNEFTLLGFSDIPKFQGLLFGIFLVIYLSIITGNTLIIIITKADPALQTPMYYFLRNFSFLEICWTSVTIPRMLINLWTKNRNISFLACAAQVCLILDLGVSECLLLAAMAYDRYVAICKPLYYLFIMNHKICVQLVAGAWIIGIPVVLGQTYQVFSLPFCGSTKLNHIFCEIYPIMQLICGDTSMSEIFIYADVVLFGIVPFLLICGSYVKIIFTILKLPSAVGKSKAFSTCSSHLMVVGLFFGSSIIVYLSPKSSHSAGTDKILSLFYTTLTPLCNPMIYSLRNKDFIVTLRKLCSKCARTENK, from the coding sequence ATGGCAGCAAGAAATATCACGCATGTGAATGAATTCACTCTCCTGGGATTTTCTGATATTCCCAAATTCCAAGGTCtcctttttggaattttcttagttATTTATCTGAGTATCATCACAGGAAATACACTTATCATTATAATTACAAAAGCTGATCCAGCTCTCCAAACTCCAATGTATTATTTCCTTCGAAACTTTTCCTTCTTGGAAATTTGTTGGACATCAGTTACTATCCCCAGAATGCTAATAAACCTTTGGACCAAGAacagaaatatttctttcctaGCCTGTGCTGCACAAGTGTGTTTAATTCTAGATTTGGGAGTTAGTGAATGCCTCCTCCTTGCTGCCATGGCATATGATCGCTACGTAGCCATTTGTAAGCCTCTCTACTATTTGTTTATTATGAACCATAAAATTTGTGTTCAACTGGTTGCAGGGGCTTGGATCATTGGGATACCAGTTGTGTTAGGACAGACATACCAGGTTTTTTCTCTACCATTCTGTGGTTCTACTAAACTTAATCACATTTTCTGTGAAATCTATCCAATAATGCAATTGATCTGTGGAGATACTTCTATGAGTGAGATCTTTATTTATGCAGATGTTGTGCTTTTTGGCATTGTTCCCTTTCTGTTGATATGTGGGTCctatgtcaaaataatttttactatcTTGAAGTTGCCATCAGCAGTAGGGAAGTCGAAAGCTTTCTCTACTTGTTCTTCTCATCTCATGGTAGTGGGTCTTTTCTTTGGTTCTTCCATCATTGTGTATTTATCCCCCAAATCCAGTCACTCAGCAGGAACAgacaaaattctctctcttttctacaCTACTCTGACCCCATTGTGCAATCCAATGATATATAGCCTAAGGAATAAGGACTTCATTGTGACATTAAGAAAGTTATGTTCTAAGTGTGCAAGGACTGAAAACAAATAG